GCTACATTATTTGGAAACATAGGAACTTAAAGATTTTTTCCGGAAAAATATGGAACCCCGCTGTGATAATCTCCGAGATCCAATCTCAAAGCTTTAGCTGGATCTCAAATCGTTCACGGAAGAAAACACCTATCGATTGGCATCAATGGCTACTCAACCCGTCATTTTACGTGTCACCTCCTTCAAACCGCATAGGCGTCGGTTAACATAACTTAATTCAAATCGGGATGGTTTCGTTATTCTATATAGCCTATGTGGGTTAGATTAAATGGGTTGGTTGTGTGTCAACTTTGTAGTCGCTTGATCGGCACGGTTGTCCCCTCCTTCCCCGCTTGTTGTTCTTTTACGCAAGTTCGTCCCTCGTAGTGTTATCTAGTCTACGTCTCCCCCGATCATAAGTTCAGATAATTATTCCATATTTTCTCAGCTGATCCGTTTCGTTTATAGCATTGTATAAAAGCATATAGGGACTTGTATTGTAATAttcgatataataataataatacttttgcttttcaaaaaaaaaaaatatctttttGACTTTGAAAAAGGAAAATTTTGTAAAAAGATAAtacggatgatgatgatgatatttgccACCCTGCCTAGTTCGCACCATCACTACTTTGGTCCCAAAACTCTTTTTGGCCGGGCCAATTTGTCAGTTTGGTTTATGAATCATATTAAATCAAATTAATAGTAATTAATATATTGATAAACATATTATTGGATTAAGTAAAATACATGTTCTTTaagaatataattttaattttcctAATTATATTAATGgtaaataatattactattattatttttaacaggtTTAAAACTTATATAATTAAAACTACAAAAATTTTATCAACTCTATAATTTTTTTGTCTACACATAGACATTGGTTTATATTCACTAAACTCAAAAGCATAATTTGATACAATGAGTTTTCTTTTGAAGGGTACTAAAGTTACTAACGGGGCTATTAGTTACCACCCGATCATATTGAGGAAGAGAGTGTATATAAATGGGTTATAAATTTGTTCCCTTTTTATTATTTTCAGGAGGATATTTTTAAAGTCATTAGTAATTCttgtataaaaaaaatcttattatttatatttaataaaattaattTGAAATAGCTACCCCTTTATCCTCCTTATAAAATTCGTCATTGCTTTAAAGTGGATATGAATGAAAGTTAACTCTTTTTATCTAGAAGATAAAATCGTCATACCATTACTCTCCAGCCCATCTTTATAGTCCTATGCCATTAGTCCTATGCCATTAACTCTTCCATATAAGACAAAATGATATGTAGCAAGTAAGAGGTAAAACTGTAAAGTAAAGAAAAAGTTTATGTAACAGTAATTTTTTCTTAAATTGTGTTTTTTTTGTCTGTTGACTATTAATATGAGACGAATGGAGTAATACATTTAatttatagtattaatattaatactaatacatcCTTTTATAATTGCATTGTTATTGTTAGTGTCTTCGCGATATTGTGTTTCCTTTAGTGTTCGAGTTTGTTTTTTTTTCCTCCAATTTTGTGAGCCTTTCTGTGCGTTTGTTCTGTGTCTTGTTTAGCTTCTTGCTAGTTGTATCGTGTTTtttcatatattaataatacttgcatGCCTTTCAAAAGaaattgttgttattatcatttctaAGATAAGAAGCTAATGAAAATTCATAGAATCGAGGATAATGTGTTGAgcacagtgttgtaaaaaacggaaaaaacgggggtgtagacgggggtgtagacggattttggagtgccccgtcccgtttatacataaaacgtttgaaaaaacggaaatcggccaaaaaacggtcaaaagacggtcaaacacggtccgagacggggAAAAACGGGTTTTTTtgatttttttcaagtttttttttttttttataaaaaaaaaattaaacgttgtgctattacttagggtttctttttttatgtttgaaatgttgaagtatttaaacatgtgtgaaatgcttatgtttgaaataatgtaatgtacaatatatatatatataatatataacatttttatttaaaagtcaacgttagtcaacatccgtctagacctccgtctcgaccccgtctcgaccgtctcgacccttttaggacccgaccgtctcgaccccgtctcgcgtcttttgcaaccttggttgAGCAGATAAAAAATTGATGATATTAACATAATAACATGTCATGATACACGTGATTTTACAAGTAATTTAGATATTTTTCTGTTACaaagatttatttatttaaaaaaacaatCATCAAAAGTTGTTCAAAATTCAAAAACCTGGTTTCTTTAACGTAAAATTTCAGGTACCAAAATGTGGAAATATATGTGAAAAATTCCGCAAaaagaaaaattaataaaaaaatatatacatacaatGAAACATCTATCTATACATATACACTCAATTCATTTGACTCGTGACAGTAATGACTGCTCATTTTCTGGTATCTCTTTCCTTCTGAGCAAAAAACAAAGTGGCCTATCATCTCTTTCCTTGTGTATACAACCATTAATTATACTTCTTTATATCTATCTGCACAAGCTACTTACTTGAGAACATCTGCACCCACATTTCTGTTTTTTTTATCTATAATTTTGCTAAAATCTTAGTACAACTTCCAGTTTTAACACAACCCCAGTTGTATTTTTTGTTCTTTTTTTGATCTTGATAAATACCCATCTGGTATTTGGGTTTTGATCATAAACGTAAACCCTTGATTACTTCATACCACAAAATCAAGTTTTGTTTTTTCTTGAAAGTGCCTTTCTGGGTGGTAAGAATTTAGAATCTTTTTAGTGTTTTGAAGCATAATTCCATGAAAATTCACTAAAAAAAGTAGTGGGGTTTGTTCATAATTCAAGAGAAAGGGAAAAAGATTGGATttttatccttttttttttttgtgtgtgcggAGCTTGAAACAAGGGGGGAAATGGTGAATTTGTGCTTGTTGATTTTGACAATTGGGTTTCTTTTATGGTGTCAAAAGCCTGTGAATTCTCAAGTTATTGGTGGTGATAATGATCTTTTAACTCTGATAGCCATTGGAAAGGAGCTAAATTTGCTTGAGTGGGATGAAATTGGGATCAAGAATACATCAAATTACTGTGTATGGCCTCACATTACTTGTAGCTCCAATCAGTCTGTTGAAAAAGTTGTTCTTTCTCATTTAAGTCTTCAAGGTAATCTCACTTTAATATCTGATTTAAAGTCATTAAAGTGGCTAGATTTGTCTTTTAACACCTTTCATGGATCAATTCCTCAAACTTTTGGTAATTTATCTGAGCTTGAGTTTCTTGATTTGTCATACAACAAATTTGATGGTTCAATCCCTATAGAATTAGGCAAACTCAAAAATCTTAAAGCTTTGAACCTTTCAAACAATTTACTCATAGGATCAATACCTAATGAGCTTCAAGGGCTTATAAAGCTGCAAGATTTGCAAATATACACCAATCATTTGAATGGAAGTATACCAACTTGGGTGGGAAATTTGACCAATCTTAGAGTGTTTACAGCTTATGAGAATGAACTAAGCGGTAAAATACCCGAAACTTTAGGGGCATTTTCAGAACTTCAGTTGTTAAACCTTCATTCGAATTATCTCGAAGGATCGATCCCAAAAAGTGTTTTTGCCATGGGAAAGTTAGAGTTTTTAGTTTTGACTCAAAACAAACTCAATGGTAGTTTGCATGAATCTGTAGGAAACTGTAAAGATCTTTCTAGTATTAGAATTGGGGATAATGATCTCACTGGCAATATTCCTAAATCGATCGGTAATCTTAGTAGTCTTACTTATTTTGAAGCCGATAATAACAATCTATCTGGTGAGATTGTTGAAGAGTTTGCACAATGTACTAATTTAACTTTGTTAAATTTGGCTTCTAACGGATTTAGCGGGATTATACCACCCGTTTTTGGCGAAATGATCAATCTACAAGAGCTAATTGTTTCAGGGAATAATCTTTATGGAGAGATTCCAACTTCTGTTTTGAGTAACAAGAATCTTAATAAGATTGATTTAAGTAACAATAGATTCAATGGAAGCATACCTCAAAGTGTTTGTAACTCATCAAGATTACAATACTTGTTGTTGGGTCAAAATTCTTTATTTGGTCAAATCCCAAATGAGATAGGAAATTGTGTAAAGTTGCTAGAGTTACAGCTTGGTGGTAATTATCTCACAGGCACAATCCCTCCCGAAATCGGTAAAATAAAGAACTTGCAGATAGCTTTGAATTTGAGCTTTAATCATCTTCATGGCCCGTTACCTCCCGAATTGGGAAAACTCGACAAGTTGGTTTCTTTGGATCTTTCAAATAATCAACTCACGGGTAATATTCCTTTAGCGTTAAAGGGTATGTTAAGTTTGATTGATGTAAACTTTGCAAATAATCACCTAACGGGTCCTATACCGACATTTGCACCATTTCAAAAGAGCCCGAATTCGAGTTTTTGGAAGAACGAAGATCTTTGTGGGGACCCGTTGAATTCGTTTTGTGGAAATACAGATGGGTCTGAATCGTTTCGTCATAAAGTTTCTTATAGGGTCGTTTTGGTAGTTATTGGGTCGGGTTTATTAGTTTTCATATCTGTTACTATTGTTGTGCTTCTGTTTATGATGAGAGAAAAACAAGAAAAAGTGGCGAAATCGGTTAaaaaagaagaggaagaagaagaaatcgATGATAATAATAAACCGTTAGTAATTCTTGGAAATGTTTTTGTTGAAAATCTTAAACAAGCTATTGACTTTGATGCTGTGGTCAAAGCAACGTTAAAAGATTCGAATAAAATCAGTAGTGGCACGTTTAGTACCATTTACAAAGCTGAAATGCCTTCAGGTTTGACTTTATCGGTCAAACGTCTGAAATCGATTGACAAAACGATACTTCATCAACAAAACAAGATGATTCGAGAGCTTGAAAGACTTAGTAATCTTTGTCATGATAATTTGATGAGACCAATTGGGTTTGCTATTTATGAAGATGTAGCCCTTTTGTTGCATGAGTTTTTACCAAACGGGTCGTTGGCTAAATTTCTACACGAGTCTAGTAAAGAACAGGTGTACAAACCTGATTGGACGATTAGGCTTTCTATAGCTATTGGCGTTGCTGAAGGGTTAGCTTATTTGCATCATCTTGCTATTATTCATCTTGATATTTCTTCCGGGAACATTTTTCTTGATTCCAATTTCAACCCGTTGGTTGGTGAAGTTGAAATTTCGAAGCTTTTGGATCCGACACGTGGGACCGCTAGTATTAGTGCTGTTGCTGGCTCATTCGGTTACATTCCTCCAGGTATTATTTGAATATGTTTCTATTTCTTTCTAGTTTTGCAATAGCATTTAAGAGTCTGTCACTGGAAGCTACATGTGACAAAATGGGTGGGTCAGATTGGTAATTTTGAGTAAGAGTCAAGTGGGTGGTGTGGGTAATGAAAACGGTGAATATTTGGTAAGAATTAAATGGGTAATGGGTCAGTTTGGCTAATTTTGAGAAAGTTCCGAATGGATTGACTTGAAATTCTGGTCAAATGAGGTATTTTAGTATGAGTCAAATGGGCTGGGTTGAGCAGTGTAAATGGGTCAAAAACCAACAGCATAAGCCcccacaagtttttttttttttttttttttttttttttggcaaaaataacgaTGACATAAAACAAAGTCTTTTCATCAATAGATTGATGAAAAGACGAACAACGATACAATCGAACCAAAAGCATTCCAAGGCTCGGAAACATCCCTATCACTACACAAAGAGCATAAGCTAACTACGCCCGAGCCCCCACAAGTTTGGCATGCAAAGCATTAGTATGTTTGGGTGAGAGTTAAAAGGGACAACTTGACCCATAACGTATTTCTAAAATTatattatctttttaataataatctttatcttTAGTTTTAAGTAAATGGATTTAAGAGTTTTTATGCATAAACCTGTATAAAGCATTCATATGCAAAATGGGTCAAAACGAGTGGTTGAAAGCTGTACTTCACGGTATCGTTAAACTTACACATTTGTTTATATTGGAAGTTATTGTCAAACTAATAAAATTACTCACATATTATCTGTATATCATTTATCTACTGTGTCTGTAAATGTATGAAACACAATTTTGTGTCGAAACAGAATACGCGTACACAATGCAAGTAACAGCACCAGGAAACGTGTACAGTTTTGGGGTGGTTTTACTTGAGATACTCACAACGCGGGTCCCAGTTGATGAAGAATTCGGCGAAGGTGTAGATTTGGTGAAATGGGTTCAGGGTGCACCCATGAGAGGTGAAACACCCGAGCAGATACTCGATGCGAAACTGAGCACGGTTTCGTTTGGTTGGAGACAAGAAATGTTAGCCGCATTGAGGGTGGCTTTACTCTGCACAGATACGACACCAGCAAAGAGACCGAAGATGAAAAAAGTTGTTGAAATGCTTCAAGAAATTGTTGAAAGTAAGTGAAAAAAGATAGGATGTTTAGATGGTTTTTGTATGATAAAAGTTGTGAGAAATATGGGTTCTTGTATATGTTGTATGAATATGAACTAAAAGAAAAAGGTTGCATACAAGCCCTCTCAGTTGTATCATGGATGTAACTTTTGATTTTCCTACATTAAATATTGAAGAGATTAACCATATCCATTTAGCTGAGTCATTACTGCCCTTTTGAGTGTCCGTGAGGTTTCGAGTTCGAGTCTCACCTGGTGAATGGGGATTTCATAATACAATTTGTTTTGCAGTTGGTTATGGAGTAATTATAATCTCAAGCtgttcaaaaattaaaaataaataaataaataataaaaaaatattgaggAGGTTATGGATGTACGTCTTGTAACATGAACATATTACATAAACCATCTCATCCTTAATACGAAGGCACATTCGATCAAACATAGAATTTGCACTTCTACAACTATTTTATAGTAATCCAATCGTTTTTTCTTCTATAATCTGATCATTCAACATCTAGAGCCAACTATAACCTTAGATTTTGCTACATAATGTCAACTTCTGATCGTTCCACAACTATTAAGACGGAGTCATACTTACCAACTATATCAAATGTATATCTTAATAGAATCCATGATTTAACGTAAATTGTTTAGTGATTTAATCTGTTGAATGTTAAATGTTGAGGAATGAGGAGGTCAAGAACACACTATTAACCCAGTTTCGATTTATAAAAGGGAAACTGGATTAAAAAcatgttttatttaagttatataacaaAATACATTTTTTAAATAGAAAAAATAAACAGTAAAAGTACACCAACCTTCATAATTAGAATAGATGCTGCATTGCACGAACCCTAATAATATGATAATGAGGTGGATATCATCCCCAACTTTGTAAATAACTGAAATAGGGTTAAAAATGTCATTTAATTAGAGGGGGTCAAAACGGGCAATAACAGGTTAAGTAGGCCTACAAACACTCCTAGTTAAGAACAAAACATGATGTAAACTAAACTGTGATGTCTACTAACAACGTCCAACCGCTACTACGCATGAAAGAACAAAACATGCTTAACCCGAATATAAAACCAAGGTTTAACAAGAATCGTAATCATAATCTGCCAATCATAAATAGTGTTCAACCATATCTAGTGGATGATTGATTAATTACATACTAGTGCAACAATCTCTTTGgaatacatatatatagttatataataagGTTGAACCCGTAAAAAAAAAGGCTAATTATTCAACTTCAATCTTTGTCATGTTGGACAACGATTTTTACCGTATGTGATGCTCGTGGGGTGTTTGATAGAACTCTTAACATCTCTTTCTCTGCATCATTTTTCCGTTCACTAAATCGATAATTTAAGTGTATATTCACCACTTTCAACATTGGTGACCTGGCGAATATCAACTTCAAAAACTCCATATCGTGTATGACGTCATCCAAATGAAGCTCAAGTACCTTCAAATGATCCAACCAAATA
This genomic stretch from Rutidosis leptorrhynchoides isolate AG116_Rl617_1_P2 chromosome 11, CSIRO_AGI_Rlap_v1, whole genome shotgun sequence harbors:
- the LOC139876615 gene encoding leucine-rich repeat receptor-like tyrosine-protein kinase PXC3 yields the protein MVNLCLLILTIGFLLWCQKPVNSQVIGGDNDLLTLIAIGKELNLLEWDEIGIKNTSNYCVWPHITCSSNQSVEKVVLSHLSLQGNLTLISDLKSLKWLDLSFNTFHGSIPQTFGNLSELEFLDLSYNKFDGSIPIELGKLKNLKALNLSNNLLIGSIPNELQGLIKLQDLQIYTNHLNGSIPTWVGNLTNLRVFTAYENELSGKIPETLGAFSELQLLNLHSNYLEGSIPKSVFAMGKLEFLVLTQNKLNGSLHESVGNCKDLSSIRIGDNDLTGNIPKSIGNLSSLTYFEADNNNLSGEIVEEFAQCTNLTLLNLASNGFSGIIPPVFGEMINLQELIVSGNNLYGEIPTSVLSNKNLNKIDLSNNRFNGSIPQSVCNSSRLQYLLLGQNSLFGQIPNEIGNCVKLLELQLGGNYLTGTIPPEIGKIKNLQIALNLSFNHLHGPLPPELGKLDKLVSLDLSNNQLTGNIPLALKGMLSLIDVNFANNHLTGPIPTFAPFQKSPNSSFWKNEDLCGDPLNSFCGNTDGSESFRHKVSYRVVLVVIGSGLLVFISVTIVVLLFMMREKQEKVAKSVKKEEEEEEIDDNNKPLVILGNVFVENLKQAIDFDAVVKATLKDSNKISSGTFSTIYKAEMPSGLTLSVKRLKSIDKTILHQQNKMIRELERLSNLCHDNLMRPIGFAIYEDVALLLHEFLPNGSLAKFLHESSKEQVYKPDWTIRLSIAIGVAEGLAYLHHLAIIHLDISSGNIFLDSNFNPLVGEVEISKLLDPTRGTASISAVAGSFGYIPPEYAYTMQVTAPGNVYSFGVVLLEILTTRVPVDEEFGEGVDLVKWVQGAPMRGETPEQILDAKLSTVSFGWRQEMLAALRVALLCTDTTPAKRPKMKKVVEMLQEIVESK